Proteins co-encoded in one Colletes latitarsis isolate SP2378_abdomen chromosome 2, iyColLati1, whole genome shotgun sequence genomic window:
- the LOC143349272 gene encoding solute carrier organic anion transporter family member 3A1-like, with the protein MASTSGHKRNGSSSSMFAHKRTESGGGFIGHKRSESGHKRAESISSAFGHKRSESGHKRNESGGGFGHKRSESGSNYHAGHRRNESMYAMTGLYAESAGTGTDETTDPLQATGSRLTHDTVIRCHSRNPSSGLVDHRDFIIKCHSRNPSASMVDRTEKERAQTPPFNPDSKDCGILSCRPAFIQRFAGIKVFVFLLSFLVTLQQALSSGYINSVITTIEKRFEIPSSLSGVIASSYEIGNVITVIFVSYLGSRRHIPVWIAIGAVIMGLGSMIFMVPHFTAEPNLMTAANNSSSDNICRGVSLREQDMGLGRLSSGLSSPPLAPHNNLRGDNCIQGSPSTAGPVMLFVLAQLLLGCGGSPLFTLGTTYIDDHVRPESASLYIGCMYSMAAFGPVLGFLLGAYLLSFHMDSFSAAIISIGPGDHRWVGMWWGGFLLCGLLLILVAIPFFSFPKVLQREKEKIRIIEKNKSSSQKEKEQSKEPKKEKLDDSGYGKDVKDIPRSMWRLVCNPVYVVTCLGACMELVIVSGFVVFLPKYLETQFSLGKSQASVFTGSIAIPGACIGIFFGGCLLKRLELRPKGAVQFVLVSNIICLVCYGLLFFLGCDNVKMAGTTIPYFNSSTKGPEPFQVNLTAACNFGCECRMTDVEPVCGNNGLTYFSPCHAGCTAFSSKSNFTNCACIHGNLTMLPPAAPEFAEVTVVPVATAGPCTSPCRTIFPFLILLFFMTFIVAITQMPLLMIVLRSVSEEERSFALGMQFVIFRLFGYIPAPILFGNLIDSTCLLWKSTCGEKGGRCLLYDIEQFRYRYVGLCAGIKILALALFLIDWWLVRRRKQMEDQAPSFTVNEFVGSIISLDKLFEERPHHHHTADGDGTSPSSELPTPSSVSSPTEPTKSTNLEETGSSNQTQDSTETANRSKSTMDVDVPDTRQAPLAIEEPDVEVKPLTGKVENHARNV; encoded by the exons ATGGCGTCCACCAGCGGGCACAAGAGGAACGGCTCGAGCTCGAGCATGTTCGCCCACAAACGCACGGAGTCCGGCGGTGGTTTCATCGGCCACAAACGCTCGGAGAGCGGTCACAAACGCGCCGAGAGCATATCCAGTGCCTTTGGCCACAAACGATCCGAGAGTGGCCACAAGAGGAATGAGAGCGGCGGTGGTTTCGGGCACAAAAG GTCCGAGTCTGGCAGCAATTACCATGCCGGACATCGAAGGAACGAAAGCATGTATGCTATGACGGGGCTCTACGCTGAGAGCGCGGGCACAGGCACGGATGAAACCACAGACCCATTGCAAGCTACTGGTAGCAGACTGACTCATGACACTGTCATAAGGTGTCACAGTAGAAATCCCAGTTCTGGCCTCGTGGACCATAG AGATTTTATCATCAAATGTCACAGCAGGAATCCCAGTGCTTCCATGGTGGACAG AACGGAGAAAGAAAGAGCGCAAACGCCGCCGTTTAATCCTGACTCGAAGGACTGCGGAATCCTGAGCTGCAGGCCAGCCTTTATACAGAGATTCGCCGGAATAAAG GTGTTCGTGTTCCTCCTCTCGTTTCTCGTCACGTTGCAGCAAGCACTTAGTTCAGGTTACATTAATTCTGTGATCACGACCATAGAGAAAAGGTTCGAAATCCCGTCCAGCCTTTCGGGCGTCATCGCGAGCTCCTACGAGATCGGGAACGTCATCACTGTCATCTTCGTCAGCTATCTCGGCAGTCGTCGGCACATACCTGTCTGGATAGCGATTG GCGCTGTAATAATGGGACTGGGATCGATGATCtttatggtgccacatttcacGGCCGAGCCTAATTTAATGACGGCTGCGAACAACTCTAGTTCCGACAACATTTGTCGAGGGGTATCTTTGCGAGAACAAGATATGGGATTAG GTCGTTTGTCGTCCGGATTATCATCGCCACCTTTGGCACCACACAACAACTTGAGAGGCGATAACTGCATTCAAGGATCTCCGTCTACCGCCGGCCCTGTTATGTTATTTGTACTTGCTCAGTTATTATTAGGCTGTGGTGGTTCCCCTCTCTTCACTCTTGGTACTACTTACATAGATGATCACGTGCGGCCAGAGAGTGCTTCTTTGTATATTG GTTGTATGTATAGTATGGCAGCGTTTGGGCCGGTGTTGGGTTTCCTACTCGGGGCTTATTTACTGTCGTTTCACATGGACTCCTTTTCCGCGGCGATCATCAGTATAG GTCCTGGCGATCACAGATGGGTCGGCATGTGGTGGGGTGGATTCTTACTTTGCGGTTTACTCTTAATTTTAGTCGCGATTCCGTTCTTCAGTTTCCCGAAAGTGCTGCAACGCGAGAAGGAAAAGATACGGATCATCGAGAAGAATAAATCGTCGTCGCAGAAAGAGAAGGAGCAATCCAAAGAACCGAAGAAGGAGAAATTGGACGATAGTGGTTACGGCAAGGACGTGAAAG ATATTCCCAGGAGCATGTGGAGGCTCGTGTGCAATCCGGTGTACGTGGTGACCTGTTTGGGGGCGTGCATGGAGCTGGTGATCGTCTCCGGTTTCGTCGTGTTTCTTCCCAAGTATCTCGAGACGCAGTTCAGCCTAGGAAAGAGCCAAGCCAGCGTGTTCACTGGCTCCATAGCGATACCGGGCGCTTGCATCGGGATCTTCTTCGGCGGATGTTTGCTCAAACGTTTAGAATTAAGACCAAAGGGCGCGGTTCAATTCGTTCTCGTCTCGAACATCATATGCCTGGTGTGTTACGGCCTCCTCTTTTTCCTCGGTTGCGACAACGTGAAGATGGCTGGGACCACTATTCCGTACTTTAACAGCAGCACGAAGGGCCCGGAGCCTTTTCAAGTAAACCTCACTGCCGCATGCAACTTTGGTTGCGAGTGTCGAATGACGGACGTCGAGCCAGTCTGCGGAAACAACGGTCTGACGTACTTCAGCCCTTGCCATGCAGGTTGCACTGCCTTTAGTTCGAAATCAAATTTCACCAATTGTGCAT GTATACACGGAAACCTAACGATGTTGCCACCAGCAGCTCCAGAATTTGCGGAAGTGACAGTGGTACCGGTGGCTACTGCCGGTCCATGCACTTCGCCATGCAGAACAATATTCCCCTTCTTAATTTTACTTTTCTTCATGACGTTTATCGTTGCTATCACTCAAATGCCGCTGCTGATGATAGTGTTGCG GTCAGTCTCCGAGGAGGAACGATCGTTCGCTTTGGGCATGCAGTTCGTAATCTTTCGACTGTTCGGTTACATACCCGCTCCAATTTTATTTGGCAACTTGATCGACTCTACGTGCTTGCTGTGGAAGAGTACATGCGGAGAAAAAGGTGGTCGGTGCCTGCTCTACGACATCGAACAGTTTAGATACAG ATACGTCGGACTCTGCGCCGGCATAAAGATTTTAGCCCTGGCACTGTTCCTGATCGACTGGTGGCTAGTCAGAAGGAGAAAGCAGATGGAAGACCAAGCCCCATCTTTCACTGTTAACGAATTCGTAGGATCGATTATCAGCCTCGATAAAT tgttcgaAGAAAGGCCACACCATCACCACACAGCTGACGGTGACGGTACCTCTCCGAGTTCGGAATTACCAACGCCATCTTCCGTTTCGTCGCCCACGGAGCCTACGAAATCGACGAATCTGGAAGAAACTGGGTCGTCGAATCAAACTCAAGATTCGACGGAGACAGCAAACCGATCAAAAAGCACGATGGACGTCGATGTTCCCGACACAAGGCAAGCGCCTCTTGCCATAGAAGAGCCGGACGTGGAGGTCAAACCTTTGACTGGTAAAGTGGAGAACCATGCTCGGAACGTTTAA